One genomic region from Lates calcarifer isolate ASB-BC8 linkage group LG10, TLL_Latcal_v3, whole genome shotgun sequence encodes:
- the si:dkeyp-59c12.1 gene encoding ras-related and estrogen-regulated growth inhibitor-like protein — translation MDVNIVVMGTESVGKSALTVRLLTRRFIGEYGDIESIYSHSFMVDGREISLNIWDSPYSEDSSMETSLFEKKVQWADGYILVYSICDRASFNSVSRLIQTIKSTKDYLNADKAPIVIVGNKRDLHHRRTVLSEEGRLLALNTDCHFYEVSAAENYHSVLMVFHGLVDRMKDAKLTTKKPLGFKGIVKSMSAVFARRRTDSF, via the exons ATGGATGTCAACATTGTTGTTATGGGCACGGAGAGCGTCGGGAAGTCAG cgCTGACTGTGCGCCTCTTAACCCGGCGATTCATCGGAGAGTATGGGGATATAG AGTCCATCTATAGTCACAGTTTCATGGTCGATGGGAGGGAGATTTCTCTCAATATCTGGGATTCACCTTATTCTGAG GATTCGTCCATGGAGACGTCACTCTTTGAGAAAAAGGTCCAGTGGGCAGACGGTTACATACTCGTCTACAGCATCTGTGACAGGGCCAGCTTCAACAGCGTCAGCAGGCTCATTCAGACCATCAAGTCCACCAAAGACTACCTGAACGCAGACAAAGCGCCCATAGTGATTGTGGGCAACAAGAGGGACCTGCACCATAGGCGGACGGTGCTGAGCGAGGAGGGCCGGCTGCTGGCCCTCAATACGGACTGCCACTTCTACGAAGTGTCGGCGGCCGAGAACTACCACAGCGTGCTCATGGTGTTTCACGGGCTGGTGGACAGGATGAAGGACGCCAAGCTGACCACAAAGAAGCCTCTGGGGTTCAAGGGGATAGTGAAAAGcatgtctgcagtgtttgcCAGGAGACGGACAGACTCCTTTTAG